In Streptomyces sp. NBC_01439, the following are encoded in one genomic region:
- a CDS encoding 3-keto-5-aminohexanoate cleavage protein encodes MHFHDDSLFPENQEKLVIQAAPYGPEWLPGDADDLPLTMDEHVQAAVDCYNAGATVLHIHVRELDGKGSKRMSMFNELLGRLRQAVPEMVLQIGGSISFAPEGEGSEAKWLSYDTRHLLADLDPAPDQVTIAINTSQMNIVEIMTDDDLAGTSIAKPEYYKAYRDMVVEAGPDFYLEHLERLRENGIQPHFQLATLAQLETVERLIRAGVHTGPLILNYVAIGGGFAGRHPADLIEFVRRTPDGAVLTIESSMRAVAPMNAIGIALGVHVRVGNEDNLWRRKGERMTTLEQIEQMVHISEALGRNIATGAEAKKIYKLGEYYSGADETLARLGMVPNRRPGQRGPMLRVV; translated from the coding sequence GTGCATTTCCACGACGACTCACTCTTCCCGGAAAACCAGGAGAAGCTGGTGATCCAGGCCGCTCCCTACGGGCCGGAGTGGCTGCCCGGCGACGCCGACGACCTCCCCCTGACGATGGACGAGCACGTACAGGCGGCCGTGGACTGCTACAACGCCGGAGCCACCGTGCTCCACATCCACGTACGTGAGCTCGACGGCAAGGGTTCCAAGCGGATGTCCATGTTCAACGAGCTGCTGGGCCGACTGCGCCAGGCCGTGCCGGAGATGGTCCTGCAGATCGGCGGCTCGATCTCGTTCGCTCCGGAGGGCGAGGGCAGCGAGGCCAAGTGGCTGAGCTATGACACCCGCCACCTGCTGGCCGATCTCGACCCCGCGCCCGACCAAGTGACGATCGCGATCAACACCAGCCAGATGAACATCGTCGAGATCATGACCGACGACGACCTGGCAGGCACTTCGATCGCGAAGCCCGAGTACTACAAGGCCTACCGCGACATGGTCGTCGAGGCGGGCCCCGACTTCTACCTGGAGCACCTGGAGCGGCTGCGCGAGAACGGCATCCAGCCGCACTTCCAACTCGCCACGCTGGCCCAGCTCGAAACCGTGGAGCGGCTCATCCGGGCCGGCGTCCACACCGGCCCGCTGATCCTCAACTACGTGGCCATCGGCGGCGGTTTTGCGGGCCGGCACCCGGCAGACCTGATCGAGTTCGTCCGTCGCACCCCGGATGGCGCCGTCCTCACCATCGAGAGTTCCATGCGTGCGGTGGCGCCGATGAACGCGATCGGCATCGCGCTCGGTGTACACGTGCGCGTGGGCAACGAGGACAACCTGTGGCGGCGGAAGGGCGAGCGCATGACCACCCTCGAACAGATCGAGCAGATGGTGCACATCTCCGAGGCGCTCGGCCGCAACATCGCGACGGGCGCCGAGGCGAAGAAGATCTACAAGCTCGGCGAGTACTACTCCGGGGCCGACGAGACGCTCGCCCGTCTCGGCATGGTGCCGAACCGCCGCCCCGGCCAGCGCGGCCCCATGCTGCGCGTCGTCTGA
- a CDS encoding AraC family transcriptional regulator: MKPLVRTAALSGYVELCRSLGIDPQPLMKRVGLDTAALAVQDRWISGCAAVQVLGLSAAATGHEDFGLLMAEFRRFSNLGPISLVVREEPDVRSALGLLIRHQHMYNEVLDTRLSEGDGLATLKVDLRLGRAMDTRQATELAVAAYHRILRDFLHTRWRPLSVWFRHPAPADVSTHRRAFGPIVEFDREFDGIVFYAGDLDAPNAMADPLLREYAHQYFEAITVPRDTTAADRVRELIEVLLPTGRCSIEQVARSLGVDRRTVHRHLAASGETFSSLLGATRRHLAEQFVANPRRSLTEISDLLGFSSLSGFSRWFHEQFGCSPRAWRSARSRPPRPGQD; encoded by the coding sequence ATGAAGCCCCTGGTCCGCACCGCAGCCCTCAGCGGCTACGTCGAGCTGTGTCGATCGCTCGGTATCGACCCTCAGCCGCTGATGAAGCGCGTGGGCCTGGACACTGCCGCCCTCGCCGTCCAGGACCGATGGATCTCCGGCTGCGCCGCGGTCCAGGTGCTGGGACTGTCGGCAGCCGCCACGGGTCACGAGGACTTCGGATTGCTCATGGCGGAGTTCCGGCGCTTCTCCAACCTCGGCCCCATCAGTCTGGTCGTCCGTGAGGAACCCGATGTGCGCAGTGCCCTGGGTCTATTGATCCGCCATCAGCACATGTACAACGAGGTCCTGGACACCCGGCTGTCCGAGGGGGACGGGCTGGCCACGCTGAAGGTCGACCTGCGTCTCGGCCGAGCAATGGACACCCGGCAGGCCACGGAGCTGGCCGTCGCCGCCTACCACCGGATCCTGCGCGACTTCCTGCACACCCGGTGGCGGCCGCTCTCCGTCTGGTTCAGGCACCCGGCACCGGCGGACGTCTCGACGCACCGGCGCGCCTTCGGCCCCATCGTGGAGTTCGACCGCGAGTTCGACGGCATCGTCTTCTACGCGGGCGATCTCGACGCGCCCAACGCGATGGCGGATCCGCTCCTTCGCGAGTACGCCCACCAGTACTTCGAGGCGATCACCGTGCCCCGGGACACCACCGCCGCGGACCGGGTGCGCGAGCTGATCGAGGTCCTGCTGCCGACGGGGCGCTGCTCGATCGAGCAGGTCGCCCGAAGCCTGGGCGTGGACCGGCGAACCGTCCACCGGCACCTGGCCGCCTCGGGCGAGACGTTCTCCTCGCTCCTGGGCGCCACCCGCCGGCACCTCGCCGAGCAGTTCGTCGCGAACCCACGGCGCTCACTCACCGAGATCTCCGACCTGCTGGGCTTCTCGTCGCTGAGCGGTTTCTCGCGCTGGTTCCACGAGCAGTTCGGGTGCAGTCCCCGGGCATGGCGCAGCGCCAGGAGCCGACCCCCGCGCCCCGGCCAGGACTGA